The following nucleotide sequence is from Cydia pomonella isolate Wapato2018A chromosome 6, ilCydPomo1, whole genome shotgun sequence.
GgcaaaaaagtgtgtccacatgagaagtcaaggtgggccttgcatctctttctaattagggtgaccatgagttatatgtatctgggatattaggataacgTGGAATACATAGTTTAGCCAATATCTTTTCTCATTCGTGCATAGTCAGACAGAATCTTACTGTTGTTTTGCTGTGCTAGTATTATGGCCCCTGAAAAGGGATGGATATAGTTTATTATCTTCTGTAAAATGCTTCACAAaatcttacttaatttagtcatCCTAAAAGCTGTTACTGATAGGCGTACCGGACCGCCACCATGATCGATCGTGAGGAAGGTGGTCCGCCGTAACTTCTGTCTAGAAAACAGGTATGATTAAGAGAAAGAGAGAGACAGATATGCTAATAgaaccagggggcctaccgcgaaaaccgaaattcgcaaattgcggggatctttctcttttactcttcgtAAGACGCAgtcagagtgacagagaaaaatgcccgcaattgacgaatttcgattttcccggtagccgcccagggtCGCGGTCCGCTTCGCCCGTTTATTATAGTTCGTCAATAGAGCGTAATAGACATTAGAGAAACATATTATCGATAGTATTATGGAGCTTGTTAGAGTCGAGCCTCTGTCACTCTTAACTACTTTATATCTccatgtataaattattaattaatatatttttcgacTATCGATATTCATTCTGGCTTACACATACTaataactgggggcctaccgcaaaaaccgaaattctcaaattgcggggatctttgtcttttactctcactaagacgtaataagagtgacagagaaaaatgccccgCGCGTGCTtggaacttcgattttcgcggttatagccctggattTCATGTGGATGAGATTTCTAGtttctaattaaaatacttaaggtgtTACGATGCCGgacatgtgtttgaaaattaataaatggcgGCCGTTAGCAGCCACTgtcgaactcaaaaatggtcacgattttttatttgtagtctgcctctttcacactcaTGGTATGTTCATATGCGTGATGGCTTACGTTTTGCACACTTTAACTAACTTTAATTCTTTAAGCGTCATCTACTCATCGTAGATCTATGATTGCAACtaattttcaaatttgccgcctttttctacggACGGAAATGTGTGTCCAACCTATATCGAATCGATTACGTATATATAAATGGTTAGTAAAACCGTttcagtattaaaatataatgtataaacgTAAGTCTGGAATGTTTAAGGACTTTGGATTTAAATTTTGACAATTAATTGCCtttgcctgtaaacatttttcaatgtggtgttatataaaaaaaaactatgtatattaaaattaatggttttttttgttgtgcacATGCTTGGTTTAATTAGTTGataatattgacatcataattatttacaatttacttAAAAGATTTGATAACCGCACTCTGTATATAACACTAAAATAGTATacgaaagtatttattttcagtagtatattgatataaatactaccacaatggtatgtttttaacattggcagcatgtgcgagtgagacaccgcgccccacttttgctatctcaaggggaccgttttctctagtctggtaaGAACACCTTTCTGCCTCAGTGATAATGACTTACGCTTTGCTTCTGGAGAAAATCCAAAAGACttttctgagatttttatttaaaaaagtctatGGGTATTATCCTTTCCTTTACCcgacaaaatatttacttggaacTCTGGGTTTTAACTTCTTAGAAGTGTAGATGTGAAGATCGGCGCGTGCAGAATATTACGTGGAGATTCAGACTGCCCTCAGCTGGTCTCACAGCTGGTACGCCTCCTCATCCCTTCTCTGTCCGTCGCAAAGTTCAATTTTAGGCCTCGTAATCGCGACTTACTTGCGGCTCCTAAAGCGCGCACGAAGGCGTACAGGCAATCACCACTGGTTCGTGCTTTGCACTACATCATGTAGTAGGGTATTATTTTTgcgattaaaatttaatatttatttttagtcactcagATGCCTATAAAAAAGCCTTTCATTCAATTGTATTTTGTTCCGCTCTATTCCAGTGGTTGTGTGAGAGTTAACGGATAGTACACCGAGTGGCTTAGCATAAGAAAAGAGTGTTAGGCAAGGATGTGTAGCGTCACCGTGGCTGTTTTATCTACTCATGGACAGTAGTTTGCATTGCATCATTTGAGAAATGATGAATGTGGGTTACTTCTCAGATGTCTTCTTTAGATGACCTGGTATTGCTAGCATGATCGGGTGAAGAGTTGCCTGAGATGGTAACTAGAATGAAATGCTattgaaaggaaaggaatgaaataaatgtaagcaagacgaaagtaatggtatttaAAAAGGGGGGAAATAtgaaaaactgtgaaattttTTATTGGTCCAGAAAGAGTGGAACAAGTGAAATAGCTTGTGTACCTGGGAACTTTGCTTACTAGAGACGGTAAGCATGATAAAGACATTGAAAGGGAGTAAATGCTGGCAATTAATCGTGTCGTGTGGATGGGGCActtaacgcttttatgagcagccagaaggtgtcaCAAAAAGCACAGTTGTCTGtacatagaggggtgttggtgcccgcacttatgtatggtagcgaaagttagGTATAGCAAAATAGGCATCAGAGCCACGTGGATGCAGtggagcgttgagaagtgtgtgtggcgtaagattacaagatagaattaggaacagtgtgataaagGAAAAGTGctgactgaacgaagatgtagtgacaagaATTGAAAAAGGTTTGTTGAGATATCATCTCAAACCATtcgacacgtggaaagaatgagtgaaagaaggctaatAATGAGAGTGTATAATGGAGAAGTAGAAGACGGAGCTgaaaggggtagacctcggcagACTTAATAAAATCGGGGAAATCTTGAAGAAAGGCCAGATCTAGACACCCTAAAcagtagcaagtggaaatccgtggtctctgcctacccctccgggaaataggcgtgattgtatgtattgtatgtgtCTATGTCTATTGAATTTTTATTAGCTTTATTTGTTTTGGCAAGTTTTGATTCCCGGTGGTCGGCTATTATAATATTGGAATATTAAAGGGAAAAAATTGGCTGACTACTGGGTAGATTATTCGTCACCTGAAGGTGCATGGTTAAATTGGTCGGACAGGTGCGTTTACGCTTGTAGTGACCCTACTAAATAAACAGAATGACCCtttaacttaaaactttattgtattgttgttttttatgGAGCGACATGTTCACCTCGGTGACAAGCTcttaaataaagagaaaaaaaaaaaaaaaacttaaaacttacgTAATGTTGCCCTGTACCCACAGTCCTACAAAAAGCATTAGccgcacaataaaaataacaatttttgattttaatttcgtTGAAATCGAGTTTCCGAGACAGAGAGAATATTATTTCCTTCGCATTTGAATACCTACCGTTCCTCATTCACTGTAAAAAATACCCGGCAAAACACACAGAAACTGTAACTATAGCGGATGAAATAGCCTTTttcgagtaataaaaaatattcgaatattcgaaaactgagcggccgaatattcgaatatGAAAACAGGTCGAATATTCGAAAATTCGAATAATCGAATTGCAAGCCCTAACCGCGACCCTGGTCCTGTTAGCATATCtatgtctctctctctctctttctcttACTCATACCTGTGTTCTTGACAGACGTTACGGCGGACCATCTTCCGCATGATCGACCATGGTGGCGGTCCGATACGCCAAGTAGCCAAGCCAAGCCAGTAACAGCTTTTaaaacgactaaattaagtaaggtTTTGTGAAGCGTTATATTATACAGAATAGAAAAACTATATCCATCCCTTTTCAGGGGCTATAATACTAGCACAGCGAAAAGACAGTTGCTctctaattatatatatatatatatatatatatatatatatgtatatatatatatatatatatgtgtaacatatatatttcaTGTTATCATAATATCCCACATACATATAACTCATGGTGACCCTAATaagaaagagatgcaacggccCACTCTGACATCTCatggggacacactttttggtCAATCTACACTATCCGGTTTATTTTTAGGTCCGtaaccagggggcctaccgcgaaaactgaaattcgcaaattgcggggatctttctcttttactctaactTTAAATCGAAGCACGTTAATTAAcggtatttttctctgtcactctaattatatCACAGTGAAAGTAAAAGGGAAAGAGAGCAGTAGCAGCAGAAAGAGAGAATTTCGGTTTTAGCTGTAGGCCCCCTATACCTTTCTTAATGTTGCCATtcaggaaaaataaaatgaaatgtcatATTATGTCATTTTCGGCGTTGAAGTCAGCGTTGCCAGATGGTcacaaaagtcacatttttcGTGACTTTTCGCCTTCTTGTGTGACATGTGCGTGACTTACGATTTTGAGGCAATTTTTGTGACTTTTTAAGCTAGCCGATTTTTGGATAAGTTTAGTTTTGCAATTCGTATTATTTAAGATCGCACCCAAGTTTACTAGCCCTTGAACCCGTGTccagacaagacaatttttcgccaatctgatgAAATTGTCCGATCtaatcagggctataaccgcgaaaatcgaagttcgttaattgcagccatttttctctgtcactctaattaagtcTTAATGATTTTGGTTGTCGCGGCAGGCCCCAGGCCGTGCGGACGCAAATGCCAATTTGGCTGCCAAATTCAACCACTGATTATTACCGATAAAATGGAGGTCTGGACGCAAGAATACAAATTGGTGACGCTtgtttttgagcatttttgaagtgaaaacttctttagcggcgctgggcactttttgtgatggggaaaaaaatgttaaactcgcgacaggtcacgtgaccgacagattcgtcagattgaaaattcgtaagacggacacgtgacctgatcgaaaaactgttacaatgtcattgaagccagtagaccgccggcgcaacttaaatattaacgttgtgtatttttaagttaaataattgtaatagttctgaagtgttaaatttttaatgtaatataaattgtcatgtttgtgtacgacagcgcaataaatgaatattgttttttaccacataaatgattgtacttttatactgataattaaagcaattcgtgcaaaattattccctaaccattccaaaatatcaaaaatgtgcaacgttattattcaagttttcacttctgccggcacttccGGAGtacccgttttttttattttacaacgctcaaatcttcctcgcattgtcccggcattttgccacggctcatgggagcctggggcccgCTTGGGGAGCTGGGGACAACTAAtttcaagatttggcgtaggcactagtttttacgaaagcgactgccgtctgatctttcaacccagagggtaaactaggccttggtagaattagtctggtttcctcacgatgttttccgtcaccgaaaagcgactggtaaatattaaatgatatttcgtacataagttccgaaaaactcattggtacgagccggggtttgaacccgcgacctccggattgcaagtcgcacgctcgtaccgctaggccaccagcgctttttagggttccgtagccaaatggcaaaaacgtcataaaatttaaacaaaacttggccgcttttttttttcaaatatcacCACGTATCGTTTTACAGCgctcaaatatcaccataaaacTAACATTGGAGTATGATGCCAGGTTATTTTCTGATCGAATAggtcgatttgatcatcccgtctgggTGCCTCCATTatatgggtgtttactatactataaaaaccggttaaagtgccaattacatccaaactttatcaggacccgatttcgggcccgaaaaagaatatttttccgtttcactaaatatcagcacatcatttacaatatttgaaatgtaaaaaaatggttcatgtgcaaaaatgtcaaacattgaacatttttggcaattagagacaaattatttttaacatttcaaatattgttaacgatgtgctgatattccgtgaaacgaaaacgattatcatgcCCGAAATTGGGACTGATTTCGGACCCGAAATCGGGAACAggaatgtaattggcgctttagtgcaagtcagactcgcccacgaagggtgggcagcctggtgacagacagatagatagacggacagtggagtattagtaatagtttttacgtttacggtacgtttttaccctttgggtacggaatcctaaaaatgtgACTTAAGCAGCAAAAATGTGACTTTTAGGGAAACGAAACGTAACTTATGACTCCAGAGCCCTGGCAACACTGGTTGAAGTATAGTTTTAACTTAAGAGAAAagttaaaactaaattgccTACGTAGAGTCGTAGACcgaatcataaataaatattgtgtcGTGAAGACATTTAGTGTAAAAATGCCTcctctttttaaatatttaattattttgttattatttacttcGTGCAATGGTAAATCACTATTATCAattgataaaatgtatttaaaaggTGTGCAAGCGTATACTGGCGAGAGATGGAGTGAGTGCATATCAAAGTTTGAGGAATCATTACATTTATATAAACTTTACAATTCTATCTTTATAAACTGTGGAGTGAAATGCAAAACTCAAGCAAAAGACTCACTAATTGAACCAAACTTTAATGAATTAAAAGTTTTCGAATCATATTTAAATGAAAGATATTGTTTAATGAACTGCAGAGATAAAGAACTTGAAGCAGTTCGCATAAACAGTAATGTAAAGGATACTATATTACAAGATTTTCAATCACGAAAGCCTTATGGCTACTTACATGTTTGCTACTTCCAAATGAATGCACTGCAGAAAGCGGCATCAGCCGCCTATACATATTTCCAAGCTCACCAGACTGATGATGTTATGAAGAATAACATTAAGTTCTACATTGGACTGCCTGAAGTGAGCCTGAACGAAATGGTAGACTTGGAAAGTGAAGATTTTGAGGTCTTGCACAAAGTTGGGTTAGAGTCTTATGAGCAGCAAAAATGGGGTGAAACAATTATGGCCATGGAAGAAGTCATAGCAGATTACTTGGCCTGGGAAATGGGTTGCCGTGTGGCCTGTGAGCACCTACCGGAGCAAGAATGGTCTTCAGAATTTGTCATCTCTGTGTCAAACAACATGCTATCCCTGTTACAATGTAGACAGCAATGTCAAAACAAACTATCAATACTAGGTTTTAAATCTGGCATTGAATTCCTAGCTGATACCTTGAACTTTTTGCAGATATCTTATTATCATTCTGATAAATTTGAAGAAGCTGCAATGGCTGTAGCTAGTTACTTAACCTTAATGCCTAAGGATGAAGATATGCTTCATAACAGGGCACTTTATggttcctttattgataaaaatgcatTCAATGCAAGGCCtgatattttgtattatataaaaaatgatttttatgaaAAGGAGATTTTGTCCCACTTTCATCAAACAAATACTATTGATACCAATGCTCATTCTGAAGAGTTCTAATTACAGATAAATTTGAACATGCATTTATTAgcataaagaatatttaaatgttttaataagtatcttttttattttctttttactatTATGTAAATGCTGGTCATGTGTTGTTTTCCAGTTTcattacatacttaaataaattagacTTCAGAGCCAGTGCTATATTAGGTCATCATActtttatatagtttttatatgtaACCATTGTTCCTACTTATCTTATACTGataataatgtaggtactattattATGATCTACATACTCTTGGTCAAATTATGAGATACCAGTTTTAAATCAATGTACATACCTAGTCATAAGTCATGTCAGTGTGCCTTTACATTATGTAATATTAACATATACTAAAGTATGTGCCTATTTTGTAGCATTTAATTATACAAAACACTTAaggatatatttttatacttgctTCGTACaaattattaagtaatattaGTCATAATAATTACAGTGCCATATTTGCAATATATGCCaaagatattaaataataagagattgttttctttatttttattgcttacaATAATTGTGTTTGCTACTCTGGGGCCTAAGTAGAACTAATTGGGGAAGAAGTACAAATGATACTATGGTACTAACCAAAAGTACATCAGGAGAAGTAAATTATAAGAATGTAATTCACTATCTATGGATCCGCTAAATAAAAGGCACCTAACCTGTAATTGCTATCTGTCTCGCTTAATAACTAATACTAATCTTCTTAGAAAGAGAGGCCAAAAAATATTCGAGGATTTCGAAGCCTAAAGTCTGTGCAGAAAGAGGACGGTAGTGGCATGTAAGAAAAcccatacattctacgactcttctctttccgcacagagtTCTTACATTTAGCTCATTTGAACTCAATGCTTGTATAGATTAGTAGATTTCATGGTTTAGTTTGGTAACCAGTTCAAATGAGCTAAATGTAAGAAATACTTTTATTATGAGGGTTTATGATACGGCCCTTGAGATTAGAACATTTTGGGTTTACTGAAAACATCCAAATTTGAAGACTATCTGCATGCCTGTTATTTGAATATGCAA
It contains:
- the LOC133519042 gene encoding cartilage-associated protein-like, encoding MPPLFKYLIILLLFTSCNGKSLLSIDKMYLKGVQAYTGERWSECISKFEESLHLYKLYNSIFINCGVKCKTQAKDSLIEPNFNELKVFESYLNERYCLMNCRDKELEAVRINSNVKDTILQDFQSRKPYGYLHVCYFQMNALQKAASAAYTYFQAHQTDDVMKNNIKFYIGLPEVSLNEMVDLESEDFEVLHKVGLESYEQQKWGETIMAMEEVIADYLAWEMGCRVACEHLPEQEWSSEFVISVSNNMLSLLQCRQQCQNKLSILGFKSGIEFLADTLNFLQISYYHSDKFEEAAMAVASYLTLMPKDEDMLHNRALYGSFIDKNAFNARPDILYYIKNDFYEKEILSHFHQTNTIDTNAHSEEF